In a genomic window of Primulina huaijiensis isolate GDHJ02 chromosome 10, ASM1229523v2, whole genome shotgun sequence:
- the LOC140986370 gene encoding protein ABIL2-like has product METTTATASMQFSREPANYDEVYMQQSMLFSDSLKDLKNLSKQLYSAAEYFELSYTKDNQKHIVVNTLKDYAIKALVNTVDHLGSVTYKVNDLLDEKVDEVSRTELRVSCIEQRLRTCQDYIDREGLSQQSLVINTPKYHKRYILPMGETVDGAIRSKLKYQGCNLDDGDNWHQFKNAIRATINETPPAVISKGHSTLPSPKLPQRFGSFSFSNMPEKRTVSPRRFPLLRTGSLSSKPATPKSSNPTTPNGSRSTTPNPSLGRQTYISEPQKSASMRIRVGKESTKENEQYPSKSKRLLKSLLSRRKSKKDDTLYTYLDEY; this is encoded by the exons ATGGAGACAACGACTGCAACTGCTTCAATGCAATTCTCCCGTGAACCAGCCAATTATGATGAGGTCTACATGCAGCAGAGCATGCTCTTTTCTGATAGTTTGAAG GACTTGAAGAATCTTAGCAAACAACTGTACTCGGCAGCAGAATACTTTGAGTTGTCTTATACCAAGGATAACCAAAAGCATAT AGTGGTGAATACATTGAAAGATTATGCCATTAAAGCTCTTGTCAATACGGTGGATCATTTGGGCTCAGTGACATATAAGGTTAATGATTTGTTGGATGAAAAGGTTGATGAAGTTTCTCGAACAGAGCTTCGTGTGTCTTGCATAGAGCAG AGACTTCGGACATGCCAAGATTATATTGATCGGGAAGGTCTTTCTCAGCAGTCGTTAGTGATCAACACTCCAAAGTACCACAAGAGATACATCCTCCCGa TGGGAGAGACTGTGGATGGAGCCATTCGCTCAAAGTTGAAATATCAAGGATGCAACCTGGATGATGGTGATAACTGGCACCAATTCAAGAACG CTATACGAGCAACGATTAACGAAACTCCACCAGCTGTAATCAG TAAAGGGCATTCAACGTTACCTTCTCCTAAACTTCCCCAAAGATTTGGAAGTTTTTCATTCTCCAACATGCCTG AAAAAAGAACAGTATCACCGCGCCGGTTTCCACTTCTACGTACCGGTTCCCTCTCGAGTAAGCCCGCAACCCCAAAAAGTTCAAATCCAACCACCCCAAATGGTAGCCGATCAACTACCCCAAACCCCTCTCTTGGAAGACAAACG TATATCTCCGAACCTCAGAAATCAGCTTCAATGCGAATTCGCGTAGGAAAAGAAAGTACCAAAGAAAACGAACAGTATCCTAGCAAGAGCAAACGGCTGCTCAAATCGTTGCTCAGTCGACGGAAATCGAAGAAAGATGATACATTGTATACTTATTTGGATGAATACTAA